The following nucleotide sequence is from Lytechinus variegatus isolate NC3 chromosome 12, Lvar_3.0, whole genome shotgun sequence.
CTTCACCTCATCTATGCCCTAGCCATGTTAACCAACCTTCCTCCTGCAAGTGCAAAGCAGCCGACCATTTGCTTTCCTGTAGAGTACACAACATAATAGTACACCATGTCAAAGCAATATTGCCAGTTTGCCTTCCCATGTCATACATCATATGCatcatgtgtacatgtacatgtacaatcccCTCCTCCCCTCTGCATCCATCTATAGATACTGAAGCTCCATTGATAGAGATGGGAGATCACTTCTGTATCACGGAAAGGACAGAGCATTGTACACTAGAAGCCTGCAGCATTCAACCATTCAAAACTGGTCTGGTCAATTTAATGTACATGTTGGCCTCTATCATTGCTTTTTAATGAGGAATTCCTGAATTACAGAAACATGAGGAATTGAAATGTTGAGCAAATCATGTCCCTATCGATATGATCATACACCATCCCCTTTTGCACAGAGAGATGGCCAAGATCAGAGTTGCAGCTGCTGATGTGGCTGCAATTCCAAGAAATGGAAACATTATACCGGTATGTGAATGAATAAAGACAGCCTAGCAAAAATGGAGAATTCACATTATTAGGCATGAAGATAGTTTGCACTTGCAATCACAACCATGTGTGTGTtcatatttttatgatcatgatttaTATGAAGTTCGAACACTTTGGTTACTGTACATGCACATGCAGGAAAACTGCATGCACATAAGAAAAGGCCTGCAGAATGTCAGTACACTGTACAGTATCGAGAAAACTTAATTTGCAACACCAAAATTTGtagtatacatacatgtagagcagGGAGTAACACAAGATTCAAACAACGATTCTGATTGGCCGATCAGATATATGTTGCACAAATACAGTACCTGTGTAATGGCAATTTATAACATTGATTGTAAGCATGAAGaagccctacatgtacatgtcatacAGAATAAGGATCCACGTAGGTATACATGAACATCATGTATAAATGTTGAATGCATTCCAGGcaaaaaggtaaagaaaaaaactaattttttcaaaagaaacatgtacatgttgtagTCCTAAGTGTACCACAGTGTACATAAACTGAGGATCCTTCTAACTGTTGGAAGCCATTGTCAGGTGCCAGTCTTGCATGAAAATATAGACAACAGGACAGCCTGAATGGACAATAGCCAGGGCTGGACACCCATCAAAGGATCAAAGAGAATCGGGGATTATAAAGTCAGGAGCACTCAGCCTGACTCAGGCTAAGATATTACAGGGTTCAAacgcctacatgtatgtaggagCTCCAAGAATCAagatgcacatgtacatgtagagtaggcctacatgaatatGATAACCCCTTCCCCTAAACCAACACAAATTAAAGTTTGCACAAATCAAAAGCATAAATTAACAACactggaaaaaataaaatacaataatacaATTTAATGCAATAAATATATCTGCTTGAACATTAATTTTATCAGCTAACCTCTTCATGAGTTTTGATGACACGGGTAGTTGACTTATCACCTTATAAAGTTGATACATTATATCaaataatatttgttaaatttattttttattggtaATAAACAAGATATGATCGATATtaaacatgattttacaaaatggtgcCTAGATGAagtcatgatgaccttttgaccttgaatcATGTCATACACATGGCATAGATCCACATGTGTAACTGATAAGATTTTGAAGTAAACTGATGGAGGATTCCTTAAGATATTGTgctaacaagaaaagggtggaataataacaataaataaatacatatatatatatatatatatatataattaatgaataaataaacaaataaataaactaatacataaataaataaaatgaatgaatgaatgaatccattacgttataacaaaaaaaattgttcataattgatTTAATATTCTATTCATCAATTGACAGAGTTTAATGTTCAATCAATtctaacaaaaaaagaattgggtCTATTAAAAAACATGGGGTCTACTCACAATAACACAGTATCTCTCGGGATGACATCAGGCGATAGTGGTCTCACAAGACTTTTATTAGTACAATCCATCTGCCTCCGAGCCTTGTTGCCCCCTCCCAACtttcctctccctctctcccgaTCCCCTAAACCACATTTGCAGATTGCCGGACATGCCCCACTCAGCTGAGCCAGTTTTGCAAGTAAAGCAATGCAGACAAGTAACCTGTAGACATTCCCAGTAAACATGATGGCTGATGGTGATCTTTTCTTCTTAATGAAGTGACGATTTACTTTCCGTTATTTAAGTTTATGTCCATTCAATCACCAGCTCAAAACAATTCCTGACTCGGTTTCacggtacatgtacaatagttcATAAGATTCAAAGAATTCTACCGGCACACCCATTacatctttcttctttttctttggaCAAGAAGCCAGTCAGTCACGCATTATTTATAAAGACTGATGAGTTCTGGTCCCATATTtaccaaaaattaaaattatcattTGGCAAAATACAAACAGAACCAACGTAGATTTAATCTGGACTGTTTGCAAGTCGACGGCACTTGGCAAATATCTCTCAATAGGCCTTACTGAACCATACCATTACCAGAGCCCCCCGAGTTGTGGCTTGATGCTCATGCGCTGGTACGCTACTCGACTCACTGAATCCGGCTGTTAATATCCCACTTTCAAGTTTCTTTAACTGctgtttcttctctttctgttcCAAAATAACAATTGCCATGCGAATCAAAATGTAAATCATCAGCCAAAATAGTGGTTCAACTTCACTCTTCAGATGAAACGGGTCTGTTCAGGTCAAAAGAAGAAGGTACTTTCGTCCTCTTTTCTGATGAGTTTGCCTACTCTGGTATCACTATCAATATACGTACCGTACTATACTCTGGTCCTCCAACtatcgtgtgtgtgtgtgctgcATGCCGGCCCTTGAATTCCGCAGCGCAGGATGCACACTGCAAAAATACGGTACACTGCGCTGCGTGGCGATTACACAGCACAGTCTTGCACAGATTGTTTACACCGTCCCTTGTGaaaaaaagtaggcctacatgtatatgccgtGATGAAAAACcataatattgatgatgttgGACTCGCATGCTCCCAAAATTATCttaagttatatatttttttatctcttcctattttcttttgctttgaaTCGTTCAGTGACTTCATTTCATAATGCTAAAAACATTGAAGCCTATAGTCCTACTGATGTTGCAGTAAACGGCAGTCAACCCAAGAATAGTCCTAtatattgcaggggccgcggaacggttttcaaagtgggggggctgaccatgctaaaaatcacaatcgtatggtcatttttgcgtttttgtacacggttttggaaaaaagtaggGGGCTGAAGCCCTCCCCCCATGCTGAAGCATCGACGTCCAAACTTCTTTGATGGAAGGTCCTATGCTGACGTAGCTACTCCTACGACCAACATACACGGAAATGTTAGAAGGCATGGTGAGACAACCAGATCGAGGACTTCGACAAGAGAGTGGCAGGACTATTTACTGTTAGTGAGATCATTACTAAATGGTTAAAGACATGTATCTCCATAGATACCTATTAGATTGATAGAAGAATATGATACTACGATGGCAAAGATGGAAATGggaaatttttatttatataaccatgggtgtcgatcggtattcttggttgggggggatgattgacacaaatgttcttgtggatggggatctttcaacatatacccccactaaaatcacaagttaggacatttgggagtggttgatatgcatggtgttcttggaaattccttcattgttgtagtgtactatacttgtataatttttttgaaaattcaatttgtgttacaagtaagcctattctaaactcataccgagaaaacaggacaaaaattgactggaccatgtacatagtgatctgtttattgagcatgatgtatacacaggggcgtcgatccatttttcagatggggggggggtggcaaaattatgaatcaacgttccaaaggcgctcgatcacaaaaaacgaacaaactcacccacacacccccacacacataggcatatatatatatatataactcatgagaaagagacacatatctcaccttcaccaacaatgcgagcgcgaagcgcgagctaaatatttttttgtatgtcatgaaaacaggaaaaatgtacctgtttaggtttgtttgtagtaactcatgagcagggtcgatacatgtatctcactagagagcgagctaaaatttctttatattctgacctgaaagcttgatattctaagcatttttggcaccaatgattaagatgggtatctagaagaacaatagatgcgcgagctgaaaattttgatctggaaaaaaagacactttaatggaagatatatatccaacaaaagatttttgcaaatcaaagttcttttgaggtttagaattgaaaacgggacattctattcacctatataatcatgataagtatgggtttttggtacatgatgcgagcacgaagcgcgagctgaaaatttttatattccaatctaaaaaaccgacattttgagcacgattttaaatcaaattcgagttggtatctcaatctcgcttgctgatttcagtgtagcattacaatattattttatttttagttgcacatgcggaattatgggggggggcaaaacgatatgtttgccccccaatattttattggtggggcgatcgcccccttcccccccacccaggatcgacgcctctgtgtatacaacttctctcttaaatctaacctgactggcaatatttttattcttcttaatgcatgatgataaaatgcagattcggaccaattaagactagcacaaattcaacctgtgtggcttctcgtgcgccatcgggcttaccgtcattccttagagatttatcttgccacccttttaatcccgtttatttttccacccttttgaattaatgatttatttaaattaatttattcaccactggtgggatggaacaccctatcaacaaaagttgattttcgttggggtccatTTAGGTCATGTGctaaaaatatcagatacataaacatttcattctttttcatcttgaacctccacccatctgtttaatagtcctgaataataacaatatacacaaattgctagggaaacaaactgattgatggcatactataatcactttgtaattgtatattctcctgtaaattgattgtaaactttttttgttgaaatgccgaataaaataataataataataataatcatgatcaaacttttcattttttcatcatcattattataatttttctaccctaaattattgggggggggatgataatacaggccatccccccacttgaaatattgggggggatatatcccccccatcccccccgtgatcgacacccatgtatATAACACATTGATTGACCTGGTGAGTTCTGTGTTTATGC
It contains:
- the LOC121425176 gene encoding adhesion G protein-coupled receptor A3-like is translated as MFTGNVYRLLVCIALLAKLAQLSGACPAICKCGLGDRERGRGKLGGGNKARRQMDCTNKSLVRPLSPDVIPRDTVLLDFSNNTMKTIRGGAFTGLDSVQTL